A single window of Gossypium arboreum isolate Shixiya-1 chromosome 13, ASM2569848v2, whole genome shotgun sequence DNA harbors:
- the LOC108463843 gene encoding ubiquitin receptor RAD23c-like — translation MKVSVKTLKGTHFDIEVKPEDAVADVKKNIETVQGADVYPAAQQILIYKGKVLKDDTTLAESSVTENSFIVIMLTKNKVASGEGSTASAAPAMKAPEASRPPTAPAPASTAPVAMSATAALTAESAPVASSTPLSDSDVYGQAASNLVAGSNLEGTIQQILDMGGGTWGRDTVVRALRAAYNNPERAVEYLYSGIPEQAEAPPVARAPVVGQTTNPAAQPQQSAQTTAIPTSGPNANPLDLFPQGLPNMGASGAGAGSLGFLRNSPQFQALRAMVQANPQILQPMLQELGKQNPNLMRLIQEHQGDFLRLINEPAEGGEGNILGQLAEAMPQAVQVTPEEREAIERLEAMGFDRATVLQVFFACNKNEELAANYLLDHMHDFQD, via the exons ATGAAGGTTTCCGTCAAAACTCTCAAAGGCACTCACTTCGATATCGAAGTCAAACCAGAAGATGCG GTTGCGGATGTAAAGAAGAACATAGAAACTGTTCAAGGGGCAGATGTTTATCCTGCTGCACAACAAATTCTTATCTATAAGGGAAAAGTTCTTAAAGATGACACGACACTGGCTGAAAGCAGTGTCACTGAAAATAGCTTTATTGTGATCATGTTGACAAAG AATAAGGTTGCATCTGGGGAGGGTTCAACTGCTTCAGCTGCTCCTGCAATGAAA GCTCCTGAGGCAAGTAGGCCACCAACTGCTCCAGCTCCAGCTTCTACTGCACCTGTTGCAATGTCAGCTAC gGCTGCACTTACTGCTGAATCTGCTCCTGTTGCTTCAAGTACTCCTCT GTCAGATTCTGATGTTTATGGCCAAGCAGCATCTAATCTGGTTGCAGGGAGTAACTTAGAGGGAACAATCCAACAAATTCTTGACATGGGTGGAGGGACCTGGGGCAGGGACACTGTTGTCCGTGCCCTGCGTGCTGCTTATAATAACCCAGAGAGAGCTGTTGAATATTTGTATTCT GGCATCCCTGAGCAAGCTGAAGCTCCACCTGTGGCCCGTGCTCCTGTAGTTGGGCAAACCACTAACCCTGCAGCACAACCTCAACAGTCTGCACAAACGACAGCTATTCCTACAAGTGGACCAAATGCAAATCCCTTAGATCTCTTTCCCCAG GGCCTTCCCAACATGGGTGCAAGTGGTGCTGGGGCTGGCTCTCTTGGTTTTTTACGGAACAGTCCACAG TTTCAAGCTTTGCGAGCGATGGTGCAAGCCAACCCACAAATATTGCAG cctatgcttcaagagttGGGGAAACAAAATCCTAATTTAATGAGACTTATTCAAGAGCATCAGGGTGACTTTCTTCGCTTGATCAATGAACCTGCTGAAGGTGGAGAGGG AAACATTTTGGGGCAATTGGCTGAGGCGATGCCACAAGCTGTGCAAGTCACACCTGAGGAACGTGAAGCCATAGAACGG CTTGAAGCAATGGGGTTTGACCGTGCAACTGTGCTCCAAGTGTTCTTTGCGTGCAACAAGAATGAGGAACTTGCAGCCAACTACCTTTTAGATCATATGCATGATTTTCAGGATTGA